From the genome of Haloterrigena sp. KLK7, one region includes:
- a CDS encoding amidohydrolase family protein: MPASDRSTDADDRSTAFRPAIDAHTHLFPDRLAAAIQRTLSAETDWEFSTPTARADVEDVLRSAGVEAYVALPYAHEPGLATDLNEWLLEQADASDFLIPFATVHPDDDDPAAVVRDAFEAGARGLKIHCPVQECQPADSRLAPALEVAADYDRPITYHGGTAPLYEGSPYVGADVFEELLESYPELRVCCAHMGTYETDRFLAFAREYEGAYLDTTFAMSTSAPETMGFDPSSISDAALVECSESIMYGSDFPNIPYPYREERAQLLGRDLPREAARDIFYRTALEYLGLEDDAVVDSSD, translated from the coding sequence ATGCCAGCTTCCGATCGATCGACGGACGCCGACGACCGCTCGACCGCCTTTCGGCCGGCCATCGACGCCCACACGCACCTGTTTCCCGACCGGCTGGCGGCCGCCATTCAGCGAACGCTCAGCGCCGAAACCGACTGGGAGTTCTCGACGCCGACGGCTCGAGCCGACGTCGAGGACGTCCTCCGGTCGGCCGGCGTCGAGGCCTACGTCGCCCTCCCGTACGCTCACGAGCCGGGCCTCGCGACCGACCTGAACGAGTGGCTCCTCGAGCAGGCCGACGCCTCCGACTTCCTGATTCCGTTCGCGACGGTCCACCCCGACGACGATGACCCTGCGGCCGTCGTCCGCGACGCCTTCGAGGCCGGCGCCCGCGGCCTGAAGATCCACTGTCCCGTCCAGGAGTGTCAGCCCGCGGACTCGCGGCTCGCGCCCGCGCTCGAGGTCGCCGCCGACTACGACCGGCCGATCACCTACCACGGCGGGACGGCGCCGCTGTACGAGGGGAGCCCCTACGTCGGCGCGGACGTCTTCGAGGAACTGCTCGAGTCGTATCCGGAGCTACGGGTCTGCTGTGCCCACATGGGGACCTACGAGACCGATCGATTCCTCGCGTTCGCCCGCGAGTACGAGGGGGCCTATCTGGATACGACCTTCGCGATGTCGACGTCCGCACCGGAAACGATGGGGTTCGATCCGTCGTCGATTTCGGACGCGGCGCTCGTCGAGTGTTCGGAGTCGATCATGTACGGCTCCGATTTCCCGAATATTCCGTATCCGTACCGCGAGGAGCGGGCACAGTTGCTCGGTCGGGACCTTCCGCGGGAGGCCGCACGAGATATCTTCTACCGGACCGCGCTC
- a CDS encoding MaoC/PaaZ C-terminal domain-containing protein, whose amino-acid sequence MTRPVEGETHTFERTFTTDDVERFAELSRDRQPIHTEPDEDGRLVVHGLLTATVPTKIGGDLEVLARSMDLEFVRPVYTGQRITCTWTFESVAERDDRYVIGVDVDCENGDGEAVLTGSVEGVIWKDES is encoded by the coding sequence ATGACCCGGCCAGTCGAGGGCGAGACCCACACGTTCGAGCGGACGTTCACGACCGACGACGTCGAGCGGTTCGCGGAGCTCTCCCGCGACAGACAGCCGATCCACACCGAGCCGGACGAGGACGGCCGCCTGGTGGTCCACGGCCTGCTGACCGCGACGGTCCCGACGAAGATCGGCGGCGACCTCGAGGTGCTGGCGCGGTCGATGGACCTCGAGTTCGTTCGACCGGTCTACACCGGCCAGCGCATCACCTGCACGTGGACGTTCGAATCGGTCGCGGAGCGCGACGATCGCTACGTGATCGGTGTCGACGTGGACTGCGAGAACGGCGACGGGGAAGCGGTGCTCACCGGTAGCGTCGAGGGCGTCATCTGGAAGGACGAGAGCTAA